Proteins encoded in a region of the Zea mays cultivar B73 chromosome 4, Zm-B73-REFERENCE-NAM-5.0, whole genome shotgun sequence genome:
- the LOC111591368 gene encoding uncharacterized protein yields MAAQTIPPTHPAQKANSNMGCRNNLYISRPLESQPVWHGMYRCIDGTKLATVCLPPPATGSALSSTQVRTERLQPFGHQPAPSISLSLARAWPRNKGGAWRPPQHSPIKKAPPGPGPASRVRPNGGTTKKGRHEKGSSSQQGAPPVFSSISVLGESRRRRLRRRRQRGQKWLRLAGGRESRQLHGRLVGRLMSTTWFGVPCC; encoded by the coding sequence ATGGCGGCCCAAACTATTCCACCAACACACCCAGCACAGAAGGCCAACAGTAACATGGGCTGTCGCAACAATCTGTATATTAGCAGGCCACTAGAATCACAGCCGGTGTGGCATGGCATGTACAGGTGCATCGACGGCACCAAGCTCGCCACTGTCTGTCTCCCACCTCCAGCCACGGGGTCAGCACTCAGCAGTACTCAAGTACGTACAGAACGACTCCAGCCATTCGGACACCAACCAGCAccatctatctctctctctctcgcgcgcgcctggccaagaaacaagggtggtgcTTGGCGACCGCCGCAGCATTCACCAATCAAAAAGGCGCCACCCGGCCCGGGCCCCGCCAGCAGAGTACGGCCAAATGGAGGCACTACAAAAAAGGGGCGGCATGAAAAGGGAAGCAGCAGCCAACAGGGGGCGCCGCCGGTCTTCTCTTCCATTTCGGTGTTAGGTGAGAGTCGGCGGCGTCGGcttcggcggcggcggcagcgaggTCAAAAATGGCTCCGGCTGGCTGGTGGCAGAGAGTCGCGTCAGCTTCACGGTCGGTTGGTCGGTCGGTTAATGTCGACGACATGGTTCGGGGTCCCGTGCTGTTGA
- the LOC100286091 gene encoding Tricin synthase 1, translating to MAAGGDDTTIAQVHSGIDSSNKTLLKSEALYKYVLDTSVLPHEPESMRELRLVTDKHEWGFMQSSPDEASLLRMLIKLSGARRTLEVGVFTGYSLLATALALPADGKVIAFDVSREYYDIGRPFIERAGVAGKVDFREGPALEQLDELLADPANHGAFDFAFVDADKPNYVRYHEQLLRLVRVGGTVVYDNTLWAGTVALPPDAPLSDLDRRFSAAIRELNVRLSQDPRVEVCQLAIADGVTICRRVV from the exons ATGGCTGCCGGCGGCGACGACACCACCATCGCGCAGGTCCACAGCGGCATCGACAGCAGCAACAAGACGCTGCTCAAGAGCGAGGCCCTCTACAAG TACGTGCTGGACACGTCGGTGCTGCCGCACGAGCCGGAGAGCATGCGTGAGCTGCGGCTGGTGACCGACAAGCACGAGTGGGGGTTCATGCAGTCGTCCCCGGACGAGGCGTCGCTGCTGCGGATGCTGATCAAGCTGAGCGGCGCGCGGCGGACGCTGGAGGTGGGCGTGTTCACGGGCTACTCGCTGCTGGCGACGGCTCTGGCGCTGCCCGCCGACGGCAAGGTCATCGCATTCGACGTGAGCCGCGAGTACTACGACATCGGCCGCCCCTTCATCGAGCGCGCCGGGGTGGCGGGCAAGGTGGACTTCCGGGAGGGCCCGGCGCTGGAGCAGCTGGACGAGCTCCTCGCCGACCCGGCCAACCACGGCGCCTTCGACTTCGCCTTCGTCGACGCCGACAAGCCTAACTACGTCCGGTACCACGAGCAGCTGCTCCGCCTGGTGCGCGTCGGGGGTACCGTCGTGTACGACAACACGCTGTGGGCCGGTACTGTGGCGCTTCCCCCCGACGCGCCGCTCAGCGACCTCGACCGCAGGTTCTCCGCCGCCATCAGGGAACTCAACGTCCGGCTTTCTCAGGATCCCCGCGTCGAGGTCTGCCAGCTCGCCATCGCCGACGGCGTCACCATCTGCCGCCGCGTCGTCTGA
- the LOC100286151 gene encoding caffeoyl-CoA O-methyltransferase 1, translating to MAPSGDTIALVHSGMDSSNKTLLKSEALYKYVLDTSVLPHEPECMRELRLVTDKHEWGFMQSSPDEAQLLRMLIKLTGARRTLEVGVYTGYSLLATALALPDDGKVIAFDVNRDYYDIGRPFIERAGVAGKVDFREGPALGNLDELLADEANLGAFDFAFVDADKPNYVNYHEQLLRLVRVGGTIVYDNTLWCGTVAMPPETPMSDIDRRFSAAIRDLNVRLSADERVEVCQLAIADGVTICRRLV from the exons ATGGCGCCCTCCGGTGACACCATTGCCCTCGTCCACAGCGGCATGGACAGCAGCAACAAGACGCTGCTCAAGAGCGAGGCCCTCTACAAG TATGTCCTCGACACGTCGGTGCTGCCGCACGAGCCAGAGTGCATGCGTGAGCTGCGCCTCGTGACCGACAAGCACGAGTGGGGGTTCATGCAGTCGTCGCCCGACGAGGCGCAGCTGCTGCGGATGCTGATCAAGCTCACCGGCGCCCGCCGCACCCTGGAGGTGGGCGTGTACACGGGCTACTCGCTGCTGGCCACGGCGCTGGCGCTCCCCGACGACGGCAAGGTCATCGCCTTCGACGTGAACCGCGACTACTACGACATCGGCCGCCCCTTCATCGAGCGCGCCGGCGTGGCGGGCAAGGTCGACTTCCGCGAGGGCCCCGCGCTGGGCAACCTGGACGAGCTCCTCGCCGACGAGGCCAACCTCGGCGCCTTCGACTTCGCCTTCGTCGACGCCGACAAGCCCAACTACGTCAATTACCACGAGCAGCTGCTCCGCCTGGTGCGCGTCGGCGGCACCATCGTGTACGACAACACGCTCTGGTGCGGGACCGTGGCCATGCCACCGGAGACGCCCATGTCGGACATCGACAGGAGGTTCTCGGCCGCCATCAGGGACCTCAACGTTCGCCTCTCCGCGGACGAGCGCGTTGAGGTCTGTCAGCTCGCCATCGCCGACGGCGTCACCAtttgccgccgcctcgtctga
- the LOC100384287 gene encoding uncharacterized protein isoform X1: protein MGCVSSKILAKSGSFQEKVSGLGHAHGFQRSSAIEEIILSTSKSSGDQFMALLRTSSRASSSSAEAHSPAPPPAAAAAARIETVDVAELLAGLEEGSCGTAGEAQAPSRPRASAGRARSFRTVEELDAMLLLTQHQQQQEDEKLATATEGAEAARVSEGAKRSGRARHLGELQVPAAAAFDFSKSGSLRDWLRQGGQTFSPGSYVTPRFGTPAAAERGGGEQQQQEALLFDPELVAQLERAMEQLSEDRGRVLDQILGCK from the coding sequence ATGGGGTGCGTGTCGTCCAAGATCCTAGCGAAATCAGGGAGCTTTCAGGAGAAGGTGAGCGGCCTGGGCCACGCCCACGGCTTCCAGAGGAGCAGCGCCATCGAGGAGATCATCCTGTCCACCTCCAAGAGCAGCGGCGACCAGTTCATGGCGCTCCTCCGCACATCATCCCGCGCCAGCTCGTCGTCGGCCGAGGCGCAtagccccgcgccgccgccggcagctgctgctgctgccaggaTCGAGACGGTCGACGTGGCCGAGCTGCTCGCCGGCCTGGAGGAAGGCAGCTGCGGAACGGCAGGCGAGGCTCAGGCTCCGTCGCGGCCCCGCGCGTCGGCCGGTAGGGCCAGGAGCTTCCGCACGGTGGAGGAGCTGGACGCGATGCTGCTACTGACGCAACATCAGCAGCAGCAGGAGGACGAGAAGCTTGCTACAGCCACGGAGGGGGCAGAGGCAGCACGCGTGTCGGAGGGCGCCAAGCGGAGTGGGCGCGCGCGGCATCTTGGCGAGCTGCAagtgccggcggcggcggcgttcgACTTCTCCAAGTCCGGGAGCCTGCGGGACTGGCTGCGGCAGGGCGGGCAGACCTTCTCGCCGGGCTCCTACGTCACGCCCAGGTTCGGAACGCCGGCGGCGGCTGAGCGCGGgggaggcgagcagcagcagcaggaggcgCTGCTGTTCGACCCGGAGCTGGTGGCGCAGTTGGAGCGCGCCATGGAGCAGCTGTCGGAGGACAGGGGCCGCGTCCTGGACCAGATCCTGGGCTGTAAGTGA